The sequence GAACTGTCGGCAGTTCCTCCCGAACCGAAGATCGCAGCCCACGCCGCAGATATCGAACGTCTGTTCGCCTCGAACCGCTATGAGGACATCCTTGCCGCGCTCGAAGCCGACGGTTCGGATTTTGCGCAAGCCACGCTGAAGACGCTCGCCACCAAAAGCCCGCAGACCTGCAAGGTGGCGCTGCGGCAGCTGTCCACCAGCCTGACTCTGCCCGATTTCGCTGCCAATATGGCGATGGAATACCGCATCAGCGCGCGCGTGCTGACCCTGCCGGACTTTGCCGAGGGCGTCCGTGCGGTCATCGTTGACAAGGACAACGCGCCCAAGTGGTCGCCCGCAACCCCCGAAGGCGTCACCGACGATCTTCTCGATGCCATCTTTGCGCCGCTGAGCGCAGCTGACGAATGGAAACCGCTATGAGTTACGAAACCATACTCGTGGAGCAGAAGGGTGCCGTCACCCTCGTCACGCTCAACCGCCCGCAGTCGTTGAACGCGCTCAATTCGCAGGTTCTGGCCGAGTTGATCGAGGCTTTTGCCGCGTTCGAGGCTGACTCTACGCAGCGCTGCGCCGTGCTGACCGGTTCGGGCGAAAAGGCCTTTGCCGCAGGTGCCGACATCAAGGAAATGGCCGACAAGCCGGCGTCCGATTTCTTCAACGAAGACTTCTTCTCGAAGTGGACCAGCCATCTGGTGAAGGCCACGCGCAAGCCGTGGATCGCGGCGGTGAACGGCTTTGCCCTTGGCGGCGGCTGCGAGCTGGCGATGATGGCCGATTTCATCATCGCATCGGAAAATGCCAAGTTCGGGCAGCCCGAGATCAAGCTCGGCGTTGCCCCAGGGATGGGCGGATCGCAGCGCCTGACCCGCGCTGTCGGCAAGGCCAAGGCAATGGACATGTGCCTGTCGGGCCGCATGATGGACGCCGCCGAAGCCGAGCGTTCGGGCCTGGTTTCGCGCGTCGTGCCGCTGGCGGACCTTCTCGCCGAAGCGCTCAAGAGCGCCGAAGCGATTGCCGCGATGCCACCCATGGCCGCCATGGTGAACAAGGAAATGGTCAACGCCGCCTTTGAAACCACGCTCGATCAGGGCCTGCTGTTCGAACGTCGCGCATTCCAGATCCTCACCGCCACGCAAGACAAGGCCGAGGGCATGAAAGCCTTCATCGAAAAGCGCCCCGGCGTCTGGACCGGCAAGTAGTAATCAGTTCCCCTCCCGCTCCTTAGCTTGTCGAAGGGGGGAGGGGTTAGGGGAGGGCATGTCGCTCTTGCCCAGGCATTTACCCCAGCGGGAACAGGCCTTCCTCCGGCCCCTCCCGCTTGCGGGAGGGGAGATTCTCATGAAGATCGCATTTATCGGCCTCGGCAACATGGGCGGCGGCATGGCCGCAAACCTCGTCAAGGCCGGGCATGATGTCCACGCCTTCGACCTTGCCGAAGCGGCGCTCACCCGCGCGCAGGAAAACGGCTGCACCACTTATACTTCGGTCAAGGAAGCGGTTCAGGGCGCCGATGCCGTCGTCTCGATGCTGCCCAATGGCGGGATTGTGAAGTCGGTCTATGGCGCGGACGTGATCGGCCATGCGCCCGTCACCGCACTTCTGCTCGATTGCTCGACCATCGACGTGGCCAGCGCGCGCGAAGTGGCAGCCGCCGCTGACGCAGCAGGCTATGCCATGGTCGATGCGCCGGTTTCTGGCGGCATAGCTGCGGCCAATGGCGGCACGCTGACGTTCATGGTCGGCGGCGCGGATGAGGCATTCGCCCGTGCCGAGCCGATCCTTGCCGCGATGGGCAAGACGGTGATCCATGCCGGCGCCGGCGGTGCAGGGCAGGCGGCGAAAATCTGCAACAACATGCTGCTCGGCGCTTCGATGGTTGCCACGTGCGAGACTTTTGCCATGGCTGAAAAGCTGGGGCTGGACCTGCAGACCTTCTATGACATCTCGTCCAAGGCCTCGGGCCAGTGCTGGTCGATGACCTCGTATTGCCCGGTTCCGGGGGTGGGGCCGCAGACGCCTGCCGACAATGGCTATCAGGGTGGTTTTGCAACCGCGCTGATGCTGAAGGATCTGAAGCTTGCCATGGCCGCTGCCAAGGATGCTGGCGCGCAAGTGCCGATGGGCGCGCGCGCCGAGGAACTCTATGCCGCTTTTGCCGATGCGGGCAATGCGGGCCTCGACTTCTCGGCAATCATCAAGACGCTGTAGTTTGCGAGTGTAACCGCTTACCCGCCTTCGCAAGGGAGCGGGCCGTGCGCGATTACTTCATCCGGCTGGCGATGATCCGACCGATCGGGTCATCTGCCAGCGCAGGATTCAGCCGGGCCGGTCGGGGCTGGGCTGGCTTCGAAGCGCTATAGGTGAGTTGCCTGCGCACCGGTGCGGCCTTGATCTCGGCCTCGGGCCGGATGCCGCGCAGGAAATCCGCACCAATGCGCGAGACCGGCGTTTCCGCCGCGCGCATCTTTTGCGGCATATCGGCAGAGGAAAGCACCGTCAGGCGCTCCGACTTGCCCGACTTGTCCGGATAGATGAACCCGTTCACCGGCCATGCCGTCGTGCCCAGATTGCCGATGGGGGCATACCACACCCGCACCTGGCTCCAGTCGTTCTCGGGCGAGACATCAACCGCGCGCACATCGTTTTCGATCTGCCCGCGCCGCCCTTCGATCACCGACCAGTTGGCGTGGCGCAGCAGCACGTTGCGCGAATCGATCACCCTGCTGACTGCGGCGACATGGCCCAGTTCCATCCGGCCATGCGGCGCAAAGCTCATCACCGCGCCCACTTTGGGCCGGTGGCCGCGCGCATAGCGCCCTTCGGCCTGATCCCACCAGGTTAACGCGTCGCCATAGATGCGGATGCCGCTGATCTGGCGGGCATAAGGCACGCACTGCAGATAGGGCAAACTCTCGCCCGATGCGTCGCCCAGCGTGCGGAATTGCGTAGAATCGCGCATTTCTGCGGCTTGGGTGCCGGTCCCCAACAGGGCAAGGCCACAAAGAACGACAGCAGTGCCGATTTCTATCCTCATGCGGTGATTATCTGCTGCTTGGGTTAGTGCGCGCCTTATATCGATGGTTAACGGCGGGCTAATCAAACCCTCGAACCTAAAGCGGTGCTTGCGTTCACGCGCCGGAACAGCCACGGGAGGCCCATGCGCCCACAGGTTATCATCATCGGACGCCCCAATGTGGGCAAGTCCACCATTTTCAACCGGCTCGTCGGCAAGAAGCTTGCGCTGGTCGACGATCAGCCTGGCGTCACCCGTGACCGCCGTTTTGGCGACGCGACACTGCTCGGCCTGGATTTCACCATCGTCGATACCGCAGGCTGGGAGGATGAAGATCCCTCAACCCTTCCGGGCCGGATGCGCAAGCAGACCGAGGCTTCGCTGGTCGGTGCAGACGTTGCGCTGTTCGTGATCGATGCGCGCGCTGGCGTGACCCCGCTCGACGAGGAAATCGCTCGCTACTTGCGCCAGAACCGCGTGCCGATCGTTCTCATGGCCAACAAGGCGGAGGGCCGTCAGGGCGATCCCGGCATCTTCGACGCGTTCTCTCTCGGCTTCGGTGAACCGGTCGCGTTTTCCGCCGAACACGGCCAAGGCCTCGCCGATCTGTTCGAGGCACTGCGCCCGCATATCGAGGCCAAGCAGTCCGAAACCGACGAGGACGACATTCCTTCGGTCGATGACGAGGAGGAGTTCGACCCCGAATCGGTCCTCAAGCTGGCCATCGTCGGGCGCCCGAATGCGGGCAAGTCCACGCTGATCAACCGGATGCTGGGCGAAGACCGCCTGCTGACCGGGCCGGAAGCGGGCATCACCCGCGATTCCATCGCAATCGACTGGCAGTGGTTCGATCCCAAGCGCGAGGGCTATCGGCCGGTCCGCCTGATCGACACGGCTGGCATGCGCAAGAAGTCGAACGTGGTCGACAAGCTCGAGAAGATGTCTGTCGCCGATGCGCGTCACGCCATCGACTTTGCCGAAGTGGTCGTGCTCATGCTCGATTCCACGCGCGGGCTTGAGCATCAGGACTTGAAGATCGCCTCTATGGTCCTCGAGGAGGGCCGCGCGCTGATCATCGCGATCAACAAGTGGGATATTGCCGAGGACCCCTCGGGCCTGTTCCAGGGCATTCGCGCTGCGCTGGAAGATGGCCTTGCGCAAGTGCGCGGCGTGCCGCTGCTCGCCATTTCGGGCCGCACCGGCAAGGGGCTGGATGAACTGCTCACCGCCGCCTTCGAAATCCGCGCTGCATGGTCCAAGCGCGTCGCTACCGCCGCGCTCAACCGCTGGTTCGACGATGCGCTCTCGGCCAATCCGCCGCCCGCACCCGGCGGCCGCCGCATCAAGCTGCGCTACATCACGCAGGCCAAGACGCGCCCGCCGGGCTTCATCCTGTTCGGCACGCGGCTTGAACAGCTGCCCGAAAGCTACCGCCGCTACCTGATCAACAGCATCCGCCGCGAACTCGGCTTCGATGCCGTGCCAATCCGGATGACGCTGCGCAGCCCGAAGAACCCGTTCGCAAAATAATGCCCAGCGAAGCCCTGCCTCTCGACCGCGCCATGCTCCCAACGGGGCTGGGCGCGGCGTTGTGGCGCGGCATTCGGGGCAAGTGCCCCCGCTGCGGCGAGACGCACCTCTTCGCGAAGTTCCTGAAACCGGTCGAGCGCTGCCGCCTGTGCAGCCAGAACTGGACCCTCCACGCAGCGGACGATTTCCCGCCCTACATCTCGATCCTGCTCACCGGCCACATCATGGCCCCGGTGATCATAGAATTGGGCTTGCACACCGCGCTCCCCGGCTGGGCGATGATGCTAATCGTCGCGGTTCTGGCGGTCGTCCTGCTGGTGTCGCTGCTCCAACCCGCCAAGGGCGGCGTGATCGCCCTGCAATGGTGGCTGGGGATGCACGGCTTTGCAGGGCGGGCGGGGAAGGCTGAGGCAGGGCTGACCTAGAGAAAGTTGTTCGGCCAGATCATCGTCCGCCACATGTGTGCAGTCGGTGAACCATCAAATCCCAGCCCTTCTTCCGGCTCGCGAAAGTTCCTCGCGATGACTCCGGCCAGTTCGTCCGGTTCCACCACCGGGAAGTCGTCGAAGAAGTAGGTGTCGTAGAGCGTCACCAGCCGCGCGGTCTTGTACCATTCGTGGCCCCGCGCGTACTCAGCATCGCGCAGCAGGTATTCGGGCACCTGATAGTCCGGCCCGAAGAACGTGTGGTAACTGTCGGGATAGGCATAGCCGACGCTTTCATCGGGCACATAGCGCAGCGCCTGATGGTACTTCACCGCAAATGCCACTTCCGGATCGACATAGGGTGCAATCAGTTGCGCGCTCCAGTAGCCGTGATCGGCCCGGATCAGGCAGCCGTTGGAAATGTCGTGCAGCAGGCAGGCGATCACCACCTTTTCGGGCAGACCATCGTCCAGCGCACGCTTGGCGCTGACCAGCAGGTGCCGCACGGTGATGTCGCCAAAGCGGTGGCGGAAAAAATCGAGCAGCTTCGGGCGTTCTGGCATGCGGGGCAGGGCGGGGTTGTCGCCCATCATGAACACTGTCTTCGGGTTCAGCCGCCGCAGCAATTCCTCTTCGTTATCAACGAAATCGGTGCCTTTCCAGCCCACTGGTGCAGGGTAGATCATGCGTTCGCGGCCGGCCTGCGGCCATGGTCGGTTGTCGTGTTCTGAATTCATGCGCGGGGTCTAAGGCAATGACCTTGGCCGATGCAAGCCGGAGCGACGGCGCAGAAAAGTATCAAAATGATCATAATCGATCACTTTATGTCTTTCGCAATCGCACGAATTTGATTACGCAGCAGGTGAAGGCCCGGAAAGGGCCTCGATTCCTTGAGGGGGTGTCCTGATGAAACGTGCCGAATCCATCCGTTTGTCCGCGTCCGTTGCAGCTATCGCGCTGTTCGCGATTGCCAGCCCGGCCATGGCGCAGAATGCGGCTGCCCAGTCCGATGCAGAATCGGCCCCCAGCCGGGAGATCGTCGTGACTGGCGTGTTCAGCGCGAAATCGATCGAAAACGCTCCGATCTCGATTGCCGCGGTCACGGCCGAGGAACTCTCGCAGCAGATCGCCAACAGCTCGGCAGATCTGATCAAGAATGTCCCTGGCGTGTTCGTGAACTCTTCGCTCGGCGAAATCCGCAACGTCGTGTTTTCGCGCGGTGTCTCGGCCAACTCGCTCGATGGCGACGGCGGCTACTACTACGTCTCGATGCAGGAAGACGGTCTGCCGGTCGAACCGGTCACCGTCGGCAACTTCGGACCTGACTATTTCTCGCGTCCCGACATCATGCTCGACCGGCTGGAAGGCCTGCGCGGCGGCACCGCGACGGTCACCGGCAACAACGCACCGGGCGGCATTTTCAACTACATCTCGCGCACCGGAAAATCGCACCCCGGCTTTGAGGTGCAGGGCAAGGTCGGCCTCGAAGGCGACGGCAAGAACCCCTATTACCGCATGGACGCCTATGCCGGCGGCGATCTCGGTAATGGCCTCTACTACGCAATCGGCGGGTTTTACCGGAAGAGCGACGGTTCGCGCGATCCGGGCTATGCACTGAACAAGGGCGGCCAGGTCCGTGCCAACCTGCTGTGGGACTACGGCAACGGTTCGGTCCGGTTCGACGTGAAGTATCTCAACGATCACAACGGCTGGTTCGAGTTCACGCCGGCTTTCGGCTTCGACAATCCCAAGATCGCCAAGGGCTTCACCAACAATTCGTCAGTGCTTCCCCCGTCCAATCCGCACAGCTTCACCAACCCCGACGGTTCGACCGGGTCGTGGGACGGCTCGAATCTCATCCATGCCCGCACCAATTCGTTCGGCATGACGTGGGATCACGAACTGGCCGACGGGATCAAGCTGCAGAACCGCGCTCGCTACAGCGAGAACAAGACCGACTGGAACACCGGCGGCATCATCTTCCCGCTGACGGCCGACGACTTCTTCCTGTCGATCCTGACCGGTACGCTGGGCCTGCCGGG is a genomic window of Novosphingobium sp. MMS21-SN21R containing:
- a CDS encoding enoyl-CoA hydratase-related protein, encoding MSYETILVEQKGAVTLVTLNRPQSLNALNSQVLAELIEAFAAFEADSTQRCAVLTGSGEKAFAAGADIKEMADKPASDFFNEDFFSKWTSHLVKATRKPWIAAVNGFALGGGCELAMMADFIIASENAKFGQPEIKLGVAPGMGGSQRLTRAVGKAKAMDMCLSGRMMDAAEAERSGLVSRVVPLADLLAEALKSAEAIAAMPPMAAMVNKEMVNAAFETTLDQGLLFERRAFQILTATQDKAEGMKAFIEKRPGVWTGK
- the mmsB gene encoding 3-hydroxyisobutyrate dehydrogenase, coding for MKIAFIGLGNMGGGMAANLVKAGHDVHAFDLAEAALTRAQENGCTTYTSVKEAVQGADAVVSMLPNGGIVKSVYGADVIGHAPVTALLLDCSTIDVASAREVAAAADAAGYAMVDAPVSGGIAAANGGTLTFMVGGADEAFARAEPILAAMGKTVIHAGAGGAGQAAKICNNMLLGASMVATCETFAMAEKLGLDLQTFYDISSKASGQCWSMTSYCPVPGVGPQTPADNGYQGGFATALMLKDLKLAMAAAKDAGAQVPMGARAEELYAAFADAGNAGLDFSAIIKTL
- a CDS encoding CHAP domain-containing protein: MRDSTQFRTLGDASGESLPYLQCVPYARQISGIRIYGDALTWWDQAEGRYARGHRPKVGAVMSFAPHGRMELGHVAAVSRVIDSRNVLLRHANWSVIEGRRGQIENDVRAVDVSPENDWSQVRVWYAPIGNLGTTAWPVNGFIYPDKSGKSERLTVLSSADMPQKMRAAETPVSRIGADFLRGIRPEAEIKAAPVRRQLTYSASKPAQPRPARLNPALADDPIGRIIASRMK
- the der gene encoding ribosome biogenesis GTPase Der, which codes for MRPQVIIIGRPNVGKSTIFNRLVGKKLALVDDQPGVTRDRRFGDATLLGLDFTIVDTAGWEDEDPSTLPGRMRKQTEASLVGADVALFVIDARAGVTPLDEEIARYLRQNRVPIVLMANKAEGRQGDPGIFDAFSLGFGEPVAFSAEHGQGLADLFEALRPHIEAKQSETDEDDIPSVDDEEEFDPESVLKLAIVGRPNAGKSTLINRMLGEDRLLTGPEAGITRDSIAIDWQWFDPKREGYRPVRLIDTAGMRKKSNVVDKLEKMSVADARHAIDFAEVVVLMLDSTRGLEHQDLKIASMVLEEGRALIIAINKWDIAEDPSGLFQGIRAALEDGLAQVRGVPLLAISGRTGKGLDELLTAAFEIRAAWSKRVATAALNRWFDDALSANPPPAPGGRRIKLRYITQAKTRPPGFILFGTRLEQLPESYRRYLINSIRRELGFDAVPIRMTLRSPKNPFAK
- a CDS encoding DUF983 domain-containing protein, producing MPSEALPLDRAMLPTGLGAALWRGIRGKCPRCGETHLFAKFLKPVERCRLCSQNWTLHAADDFPPYISILLTGHIMAPVIIELGLHTALPGWAMMLIVAVLAVVLLVSLLQPAKGGVIALQWWLGMHGFAGRAGKAEAGLT